The genomic interval ACAGGATCAGGCGCATGGCCGTCTCTCTAATGAAGGGTGTCGGCAAGGCAATGCAAAGCCCATGCCGCAATTCGCGCTCCGGCGGCGACAGCCCGGCCTCAAGTTCCGCCGCGCAGGCGCCGATATGAACCCCATGTCTCATGACCTGCTCAACCGAATCGACCAGCGCACCCGCTTGGCGGGCCACAACCGGCTTGCCCTGCTGCTGTTCCGGCTGGGCGGCCGTCAGCTTTTTGGCGTGAACGTCTTCAAGGTGCAGGAAGTGCTGCGCCGGCCGGAGCTGTTCCAGGTGCCGGGGCTGCCACTGCAATTCTCCGGGGTCGCCGATGTGCGCGGCCGTTCGGTGCCGGTGCTCGATCTGGGCCTGGCGATCGGCCATCCGGAACGCGAGACGCAGGCCGACAAGGCGCCCGGCTATCTGGTGGTCACCGAGTTCAACCGCTCGGTGCAGGGCTTCCTGGTCAGCGGCGTGGAGCGCATCGTCAACATCGCGGTGGAGGACATCCATCCGCCGCCGGAACTGGGCGCCGAATCCAGCTACCTGACCGCGGTGACCCGCTTTCAGGGCGAGCTGATCCAGGTCATCGACGTGGAAAGCGTGCTGGCCGACATCGCCCAGAACCGGACCGACGCGCAGATCGACCCGGCACTGGCGCTCACCGGCTCTCAGCTGCAGGTACTGGTGGTGGACGACTCGCGCGTGGCGCGGCAACAGATCCGCAGCGTGCTCGACCAGCTCGGGGTCGGCGCCACCCTGCTGTCCGACGGCCGCCAGGCTTTGGACCATCTCTTGCAGATCCATGCCGCGGGCGAGAATCCGGCCGAGCGCTACGCGATGGTTATCTCCGACATCGAGATGCCGGCGATGGACGGCTATACGCTGACGACGGAAATCCGGCGCCACGCCGGCCTGGCCAGCCTGTACGTGCTGCTGCACACCTCGCTGTCGGGGGTGTTCAACAACGCCATGGTCGAGCGCGTCGGCGCCAACGCCTTCGTCGCCAAGTACAGCCCGCACGAACTGGCCGATTACGTGCTGGCGCGGCTGCGGGTGGTCGCCGAGGCCCAGGCCGCCTAGCGTTTCGCGGCCCCGGCGCGACGCCGGGCGCCCAGCAACATCCTCCGCCGCCACGGGGGAGGCCGCCTTCCCGCCCACGCACGGCGCCCAAGGCGCGGTTTTGGCACAGGCCTTGCCTGTCTCCCTGCAACGAACCGCGGGAGCGCGCCATGCCCAATCTGATTTCATCCTACCTAGGTGTCCACGGCGACGCCCTGCCGCTGCGCGAGCAACGGATGAAGCTGATCGCCAGCAACCTCAGCAATGTCGACACGCCCGGCTACAAGGCGCAGGACCTGGATTTCGATGCGGCAATGCGCGCCGCGCAGGGCCAGCGCGACGGCAGCCAGCTGCAGGTCACCGACAGCCGCCACATCGCGGTCGGCGGCAGCGGCAACGGGCTCAATCCGTTCCAGGTCACCCGCGAAGCCAACCAGCCCAGCCTCGACGGCAATACCGTCGATGCCGACACCGAACGCGCCGCCTACGGCCGCGCCGCGCTGGAATACCGCGCTTCGCTGAGCTTCGTCGAATCCAAGGTGCGCAGCATGCTCACCGCGATCACAGGCCAATAAGCATGAGCAATCTGCCGATTTTCGACGTCGCCGGCTCCGCGCTGCAAGCGCAGTCGGTACGCCTGAGCACCATCGCCAGCAACCTGGCCAACGCCGATTCGGTGGCCGGGTCGGCCGAAGCGGCCTACAAGCCGATCGAGCCGATCTTCCAGGCGGTGCGCAACCCGCACGACAGCAGCCTGACCGCGGTCAACGTCAAGGAAATCACCCAGAGCAAGGATCCGCCGATCAAGCGCTACGAGCCCGGCCATCCGCTCGCCGACACCGACGGCTACGTCTACTCGCCGGACGTGGATCCGGTGTCGCAGATGGTCAACCTGATCTCCGCCTCGCGCAACTACCAGGCAGGCGTGGAAGTCCTCAACACCGCCAAGGAACTGGCGTTGGCCACCTTGTCCATGGGCCGCTGAGCCCTCCCTCCCGCCGCCTAACGGCCTAGGACGTACCGATGAGCACCGTTTCCAGCGACATCTATTCAAGCCTCGGCTTGACCGCTTCCAGCAGCAGCACCAGCACCACCAACAAATCGTCGTCGCTGAATCAGGCCGATTTCCTGAAGCTGATGACCGAGCAGTTGCAGCACCAGGATCCGCTCAAACCGATGGACAACAGCCAGATGGTCTCGCAGATGGCGCAGCTGTCCACCGTGCAGGGCATCGGCGACCTCAACAAGACCGTGACCTCGCTGTCCGAGTCGATGAGCACCGATCAGGTCCTGCGCGGCGCCCAGCTGGTCGGGCACAAGGTGCTGGTGCCGTCGGCGACGTTGCCGCTGTACAGCGAGGGCGGCGCCAGCGGCGTGGTCGCCGCGCCCAGCGCCGGCATCGTCAACCTCACCGTCAGCGACGCCAACGGCAACGCGGTCAAGCAGATCAGCGTCAGCGCCAGCAAGGCCGGCGAAGTCAATTTCGACTGGGACGGCACCAACAGCGCCGGCGCCCGCATGCCGGCCGGCAGCTATACCGTCACCGCCACGCATACCGACAGCAGCGGCACCAACAGCACCCTGTCCACCTACGTCCAGGCCCCGGTCGAGAGCGCCACCATCGGCTCGGACGGCATCTACCTCGATCTGACCGGGCTGGGCACCGCCCCGCTCGCCAACGTGCTCCGCGTCAGCTGAGCCGGCCAATCCACAGGAGTCCATCATGGGTTTCAATACTTCGCTGTCCGGCATCAAAGCGGCCAATTCCGACCTCAACGTCACCGCCAACAACATCGCCAACGTCAACACCACCGGCTTCAAGGAGTCGCGTGCCGAATTCGCCGACCTGTTCTCCGCCACCGGCTACGGCCTGGCGCGCAACGCGATCGGCGCCGGCGTGCGGGTCAGCAATGTCGCCCAGCAGTTCTCGCAGGGCAACGTCGACCCGACCGGGCGCAACCTGGACCTGGCGATCTCCGGCGACGGCTTCTTCACCCTGACCAACAACGGCGCCAAGGTCTATTCGCGCGCCGGCAACTTCCAGACCGACGAGAACGGCTACGTGGTCAACCCGCAGGGCGCCCGGCTGCAGGTGTTCCCGCCGGCGGCCAACGGCAACGGCTTCGCGGTCGGCACCCTGAGCGACCTGCAGCTGCTGACCACCGACAGCTCGCCCAAGCAGAGCGACACGGTGAACCTGATGTTCACCCTGCCTGGCAACGCCAGCGTGCCGACCGTGACCACCTTCGATCCGGCCGACGCCAACAGCTACAACCACTCCACCGGCGGCATCACCGTCTACGATTCGCTGGGCGTCAGCCACACCCAGACCTCGTATTTCGTCAAGACCGCCAACCCCAACGAGTGGCAGGTGCACAACTATGTCGACGGCACCGCGGTCGGCACCCCGAGCACGATCCAGTTCGACGGCAACGGCAAGCTCACCACGCCGTCCGACGGCCGCATCGCGCTGAGCACCTTCACCCCCAGCACCGGCGCAGGCACCCTCAACCTGACCCTGGACATCAGCGGCTCGACCCAGTACGGCGAGGCGTTCGCATTGCGCGACGCGCGCCAGGACGGCTACGCCAGCGGCAAGCTCAACTCGATCAGCATCGACGCCAGCGGCGTGGTCTACGCACGCTACTCCAACAACGCCGACAAGGCGCTGGGCCAGGTGGCGATGACCAACTTCGTCAATCCGCAGGGGCTGAGTTCGCTCGGCGACAACGTGTGGGCGGAAAGCTCGGCCTCGGGCAATGCGCGCACCGGTGCGCCGGGAACCTCGGATTTCGGCAGCGTCCAGTCCGGCGCGCTCGAGGCCTCGACCGTGGACCTCACCGAACAGCTGGTCAACATGATCGTCGCGCAGCGCAACTTCCAGGCCAACTCGCAGATGATCTCGACCCAGGATCAGGTCACGCAGACCATCATCAATATCCGTTAAGGCCGGGATTGGTGATTCGGGATTGGTGATTCGTCACGGCTGGCATTCCGTCGATCGGAAGCCAGCCTTGCACGCCACCCCTGATCGTTTGCGGCACTCCCGCTTGTTCGAATCCCGAATCCCCTCATCCCGAATCACGGCTCACATCCATGGACAAAGCACTCTACGTCGCCATGACCGGCGCCCGCGCTTCGCTGCAGGCGCAGGGCACGGTGTCGCACAATCTGGCCAACGTCGATACCGCCGGCTTCAAGGCGGCGCTGGCCAATACCGAGGCGTTCCGCATCAAGGGCGCCGGCTATCCGTCGCGGATCGATGCGCTGCACATCGACCAGGGTTTCAATCGCGATGTCGGCGCGCAGCAGGTGACCGGCAACGCGCTGGACATCTCGCTC from Xanthomonas sp. DAR 34887 carries:
- a CDS encoding chemotaxis protein; the protein is MSHDLLNRIDQRTRLAGHNRLALLLFRLGGRQLFGVNVFKVQEVLRRPELFQVPGLPLQFSGVADVRGRSVPVLDLGLAIGHPERETQADKAPGYLVVTEFNRSVQGFLVSGVERIVNIAVEDIHPPPELGAESSYLTAVTRFQGELIQVIDVESVLADIAQNRTDAQIDPALALTGSQLQVLVVDDSRVARQQIRSVLDQLGVGATLLSDGRQALDHLLQIHAAGENPAERYAMVISDIEMPAMDGYTLTTEIRRHAGLASLYVLLHTSLSGVFNNAMVERVGANAFVAKYSPHELADYVLARLRVVAEAQAA
- the flgB gene encoding flagellar basal body rod protein FlgB, translated to MPNLISSYLGVHGDALPLREQRMKLIASNLSNVDTPGYKAQDLDFDAAMRAAQGQRDGSQLQVTDSRHIAVGGSGNGLNPFQVTREANQPSLDGNTVDADTERAAYGRAALEYRASLSFVESKVRSMLTAITGQ
- the flgC gene encoding flagellar basal body rod protein FlgC; protein product: MSNLPIFDVAGSALQAQSVRLSTIASNLANADSVAGSAEAAYKPIEPIFQAVRNPHDSSLTAVNVKEITQSKDPPIKRYEPGHPLADTDGYVYSPDVDPVSQMVNLISASRNYQAGVEVLNTAKELALATLSMGR
- a CDS encoding flagellar hook capping FlgD N-terminal domain-containing protein, with protein sequence MSTVSSDIYSSLGLTASSSSTSTTNKSSSLNQADFLKLMTEQLQHQDPLKPMDNSQMVSQMAQLSTVQGIGDLNKTVTSLSESMSTDQVLRGAQLVGHKVLVPSATLPLYSEGGASGVVAAPSAGIVNLTVSDANGNAVKQISVSASKAGEVNFDWDGTNSAGARMPAGSYTVTATHTDSSGTNSTLSTYVQAPVESATIGSDGIYLDLTGLGTAPLANVLRVS
- the flgE gene encoding flagellar hook protein FlgE — its product is MGFNTSLSGIKAANSDLNVTANNIANVNTTGFKESRAEFADLFSATGYGLARNAIGAGVRVSNVAQQFSQGNVDPTGRNLDLAISGDGFFTLTNNGAKVYSRAGNFQTDENGYVVNPQGARLQVFPPAANGNGFAVGTLSDLQLLTTDSSPKQSDTVNLMFTLPGNASVPTVTTFDPADANSYNHSTGGITVYDSLGVSHTQTSYFVKTANPNEWQVHNYVDGTAVGTPSTIQFDGNGKLTTPSDGRIALSTFTPSTGAGTLNLTLDISGSTQYGEAFALRDARQDGYASGKLNSISIDASGVVYARYSNNADKALGQVAMTNFVNPQGLSSLGDNVWAESSASGNARTGAPGTSDFGSVQSGALEASTVDLTEQLVNMIVAQRNFQANSQMISTQDQVTQTIINIR